Within Phycodurus eques isolate BA_2022a chromosome 18, UOR_Pequ_1.1, whole genome shotgun sequence, the genomic segment aaagtaaaaacattcaTTTCTCTCAAGTACCCTATTGATTTTTTAACAATGCCCCAGAATCAGTGTTCTTCTACCTCGTTGTTGTCACGAAGtcctattgattttgaacaGCGTCTGACCTATGGTGCTTGGGGAAACCAGTGATGGCTTTCTGTTGACCTTTCAGTCAAATGGAATCCTGTCATGTCGAGGTAGTCAGACAACTGATCTAAAATTTGGTTTCGATGTAGAACTGGGAATTCCGAACCAAAAGTTGAAGaaagtttaaacaaaataaaatgagatttCTGAACTAAAATTAGAtccaaaagttaaaaaaaatatatatgtttaaatCAACACAAATTAGTTCCAGTAGTTGAAAAACTAGGACTACTGACATAAAATTTACTGTGAATTCCAACCTACAATGTCACTACAATTTTgttggaaaagtaattttttttcaaatgtaattctgAACTAAAATGTCAACAGACATTTGGTCAAAAAGCCGAAAAACTGCTAACTGTTAACCAAAATTTTCAACACAAATATTTTcctagagtaaaaaaaataactacctGGACCAcaaatttcaacaacaaaaaaattcacattcataataatgattattattataggaataagtaaaaatattctagaatgttacattttacttttgcttaaaatgttaatgtaacattttaagCAAAAGTAAAACCAAAGAGAAATATTGGAATTTTTAACTTAAACATAAACAGAAATTTGGTCCAAAAGGTAAATGTGACCTACAATTTGTTCAACAAATGTGTTCCAACagttggataaaaaaaaaaaaaaaaaaaaaaacatggaatgctgatccatcttctgtaccggttcatcctcacaagggtcacgggcgtgctggagcctatcgcagccatcttcgggcgagaggtggggtacaccctgaactggtcgccagccaatcgcagggcacatataaacaaacaaccattcgcactcacattcacacctacgtgcaatttagaatattcaatcaaccaaccacgcatgttttttgggatgtgggaggaaaccggagtgcccggacaaaacccacgcaggcacggggagaacatgcaaactccacacaggcggggccgggatttgaaccctggtcctcaagaactgcgaggcagatatgctaaccagtcttcaaCGTGCCGCCTGGAATGCTgatgtaaaattaaaacatttttctgaaACGTCAATAAAATCTTCCAACAGCAAAAgaattaacattaacattaatacatgaataaataaaaaagacccTAAAAAATTTAACACAAATGTTCCAAGAGTACTGTCAATGAAATACTTGGAATTGTGAACTAAAATTAAAATCTAccttttaaaatcaaaacaaatttgttcctgaatgtaaaaaatgactcaaaagAGAAAATTTGCTCCTTAACTAAAAACACCAGAACTAGGAATTCTGAACTAAAACTGAATCTTGCTCATGAATCTTTTTCAATAACCTGCATAACTTCTACTTAATGAAATGAACAGTTTTTTTATGCAAGTGTAAGTGCACTTcccagtgtgcgtgtgtttgtttgtgtgtgtgtttgtgtattggGGGGTTCTTTGGCCCCATGCGCACACATCGCCACaggcgcagacacacacacgagcacagcgtgtgtgtgcgcgtctctTTAAATGAACGTAGCAGGGGGCTTAGGCTGTCAGGACAAATCACGATAAAACTCTCCGGAAGCTTCTGCCTGACCCTGTTGGAGGAAGAAGAACAGGAGGATGGCGAGCCCACTGActgtggccttttttttttttttttttttttttttttgtgaggaaaTGTACAGTTCAGAATGTGTCAGGCCATTTAGTTTGCAGGCCTCATTGGGATACGCCGGTCATTGCGGCGCTCGGGTAGCAAATGTCAATGAAACCAGGGTAGAATTGTTGTTCTCCGCCGTGTTTGAGTACCGATGTacagcgacacacacacacaaatgctccCAGGGCTGAGCTACGAATAGACGCGCTGACATTCTGTTGTCGTTTTTATTAATTCATAAATGTCAGCCGGGATCACCGCGGAAGGCTCAGGGAATCCCAGGCCCTATTTACAAGGGACATTTGCAGGCCGCCGTCCGCTCGTCCGCGACCATTTCCGCCAACCGTCTCATCCGCTTGTCCGACATGGACCCACCCGGTTGACATCTATGTGTGCCGTCAACAACGCTATTGATTTTGAGTGACGTCCGTGCAGCTGAGGTCAAACCGCAGTCCAAAATTCCCACTGATCTTCCTTGGGTAATAACGCAAGAGAAGTCCACTGTAATACAGTTCTTTCTATCTAGTATTGATATAGCTATTGTTTATCAGTGGCGGCTTGGTCAATAGAGGGCACTAGGGTGGAAAAATATTGataacaaaattttaaaaaatacttcgtATATGTACCTATTTTCAGATGAGCAggatgtacaattttttttttatataattttttaattactgtaacatcttATGCTAATTTCTGATTTCTGTCAGCCACTTTatacgttagcattaagctagctaaCTATCATGAGATTTGCATGTAGGTACGTAACGTATCCCCCGCCATGAGCAGGACTTTGCAGTATTACTATGAAAACATAGTGTGTTTCTCTTTTCAGAGGGCAACAAAGGCAGAAGAAAGCATGCTGACCGAAATATGGGACAGTTTTTGGCCACTTTAATATCCCATGAGAGGAAAATGGTCCTGAGAAGGACCCAGTATGTCATATTTAATGGCGGACATTTTGGGATACGCCGGTCAGCCTGTACGCACGCCACCTGTGAGGAAAGCTAATGGTGGTGACAGTAGGAGgcgtaaaataaatacagtggcaGCCAGAGGGGTCATCTTTCACAGTCACTCTATTGTTCATCCAGGAAAATGCTGCTGAACTTGTGAAACCGGTcgcaaaatgttttggggggaaaaaaaaaaacattttttttaattctttcatGTGCTTGGTGCATCGAGCGTCAAGCGCGAATTTTGCTCTTTAGCTTTATTTGGCGACACTCATTCCAAAAGAAGGAAGCAAGGGTATTAAAAGGGGATTTAAAGATTTACTTCAATGGAGGTGTTATAAAATAATGACTCATTCACAAAGCTTTTATAAAAAGGTACCCTTATTGTTTAGTGataacaaaaatgggaaagccAGTTACCTTGACAACCATCGCTGTTTGGGGTCTTCATAAAGTTAATCTAGTCGTAATAACCcatgaagaaaacatttgtaattgtaATACATAGGCTAATAAATGAGTAATAACCCATTTATGACATGACAAAACCAGTtctgccctttttttttcacttgagatttgatttatttcccCTGATGCCATTTTCCCCCAGAATTAACTTGCAACAAGTTTCACtggaatagattttttttttttttcagatgtgaAAGTGCTCTCGCTaggagaaaaaaatctgaatcagaatcatctttatttgcaaagtatgtccaaaaaaaaaaaacacacaaggaatttgtctccggtagttggagccgctctagtacgacaacggacagtcaattgacagagaacactttggagacataaagacattgagaaaaacaatcactgagcaataaagggttgctagttatctgctaatgcctggtacatttgtttttattttatgtatttaatttttttttttttacaattgtgcaaaaagttgcagagtcctctagcacttagagcagtttgagtgactaatctcgcaatagtccggtgccatgaccattgtacaaagggcgccgagacttcaaggagtgtatgcagtttaaagtgacaagtagcgCAATAATATGCGACAATGTTGatagtgcaaatgttgcagatactcctcagtcagtgcgcaagtggggcagatgctactctggcatgagtggccagtattggtcaacaacagatatgcaaatagtgcagcgtggcgagactgctacagtgagtgcacgagtatgtatcATTGAAGAaacgtgacaacaaactcaagacaaaaaaattgccagcatgttgcaatgcaagtgtaggttagctgtttaagaagttgattgcaagagggaagaagctgttgagaatgtctgctagttctagtttgcattgatcggtagcgcccacctgagggaaggagctggaagagccggtgaccggaaCACTGAATGCACTTTTGTATGCTAGCTGCAGTCCGTTTGCAGCCATGTTAGTTCAAACTAGAGCAAGGTCACAAATCCCGACCTGGAACAGTATATTTCAAGCTGCCGTTTCACCGATCCAATCCGCGCCGCAACACGGCCGCACCTTGTAAATCAGGCTCATCGAGTTGTGATCTGACGGCGCAAAAGATCACGGCGACATTTAATAAGAAGCTGGTCCTCGCACTCCACGGGCTAAAACGAGAGGATGCCATGTTCTCTCGGCATCATAATGCCGGGTCGCGGCGGCGCTACGACGCCACATCCTCCGGCTCGGAGGTCACGCTCATGTATATTCAtagtctgtgcgtgtgtgtgtgcgaataCGGGTGTATTCATTTGCCTGTAAGTGCTGCATGGAAATAAGCCGCTTTTGCACGTTAACCTTTAAATTCACAGTGCTCAGCGTCAGCGTGACccaataccatttttttttttaaataaacatttattagcGTACCATTTCATGAATTTTCCAATACAACCTGACCGAAATGTAGTATTTAATATGATTTTTATGCACAATTTATTGAAGTGCAAATGGAAggaggagaaaaataaaaagaggtgGACATTATGCACACAGCATGACCGCTACGCCTTTTGATAAGCGTACACCAAAGATGGACAAAAACTCCCACTGATCTTGTTAGACATCAGTTTTATGCTCGCATGTTACCATGAAGACCAGCAGCGTGGAATAAGCAGCAGATTGATGGTCGTTATAAAAGTGTAAGGAAGTAGTAGTAACTATTTATAAAGTGTCATATTAAAGAGATAGCATTAATCTGGAAATGTaccccaaaaaattttaaatccTCTGGTTACCATGACAAACATCACTGTTTGAGGTAGTTATTATAAGggtgtgaaagaaaaaaatcataattaccCATTTATAAACCATTCATAACTGACCCACAGGTTTAATAAAGAAGTAATAACGCAGTTATAGAATCTTCATATAAAGAGATAGCCATAATGTGGAAATGTACCCCAAAAAGAAAAGCGTCTGGTTACCATAACATCATTAGTTTTTAGAAGGGTGTAATATAGTAGAACTAACCTCTGTACAAACCCTTCATAACATACTGAAAAAGGACTTATAGTCCAGTTATAAAGCCTTCATAAAACTATACCTCTTATttccaaaaaaggaaaagcctCTGATTACTGTGGTAACATTACTGTTTGGGGAAGGCTTTATAAAGTTGTAACAACTTAGTTGTAACCAATTTATAAAGCCTTCTTAAAGTGTCCTTGTTGTCGACTGGTGCCAACACGGAAAAAGCTTCTGGTTACCATAACAACCAATGCTGTTTGCGGTAGGTTTTAGAGATGTGTAATAAGGTAGTCTCAACCCAGTTATAACACCTTCATaaatttgaaacccggtcctcagaactgtgaggcagacgctctaaccattcgttcaccgtgccgccggtacccccccccccaaaaaaaaactagtgAAATCTTCTGGTTATCATTAAGTTGTAAAAAAATAGTAGTAGTAAGCGAGTTATTAAAGCCTTCATTAAAAAGTACCATTTATGATGCTAATGTAAAAATGTCCTATTCTGGAGTGGTCGCACCCTTATCAATGGTTTATAAATTGTCATACACTTAATAAATGCGTAACAGTGATTAATGTATGCACTGAGACTGAACAAATCCTTGCCGAATAATGATATTCAGTTCATAGGTGGCAACTGATTCGAGGTACTTCTTGCCAAAAAGTGAGCCAACTACTTATATAGTTAATTGAGgctcattgtcatgctgaaacgTGACGTTTCGAGTCGGTGACGTCATTAGAAATGATACATTGACCTCGCTGTGCACAAAAGACGTTTGttgtgtttatataaaaaaaacaaagaacaaagttGATTTTAAGTCTGCTGAATAGTACCGTTAGAGTATTATTTGCATTGGCCTGCCATAACAATGGGGTGTTGCTGCCATCTAGCGGTTTGCATGCAACTAAACAGTAAAGTCTTCAAATGGTGACTTCCATCAGTTTCAGAACCTTGACTGTGACAATTTAGGCACcaaaggatatatatatatatatattttttttttttttttttactttttcaaggaaaaacacCATTAATATAGTTTGTTTGTCCATTTCTACCATCAACGGCACATCTTTTTTTAGGATATATTTTGTGATATCTATTTTGCTGATACTCAGGCACTGGAAATATATCTTAaaattatttctaaataagTTGGCTCCAATTagttgcattttatttgaataccaatacagttgtaatattactctacttagttttattttattaagtttATTGACAATGTGTACAATACATACATTAATCAATATCAAAAGACAAAGAGATGCTTACTCCAGATTTAGCAGAAATCTAATTAAtaaagctataaaaaaaaaagcttaataaAGTAACAGTGTAAAATCAACTATTTAGATGCTAACTGTGTTAGATGCTATGCTAAATGATCAAGAACAAACATAGCtatttatataattaaaaactaataataatttgtgcAACAGGGTCGCCTTGGTTTGAGGGAGACACTCCATTAGGGATGAaaacttttttcaaaaaatgaaaaaatatgccCCTCCTTGacccgtcaccttatcgtggtggaggggtttgtgtgtcccaatgatcctaggagctaagttgtctggggctttacgcccctggcggggtcacccatgacaaacaggtcctaggtgagggaccagacgaagcacggctcaaagcgtcaggctcgcctccacacacagcttgggctctggtaccaatcCTCTCGAGGGGGGTtgaactctcttccactctggatttgcccacggtgagaggcgccgagcaggtgtgggtatacttattgccccccggctcagcgcctgtacgttggggttcaccccggtggacgagagggtagcctccatCCACCTTCGGGCAAAACACACGTAAacatttcacagaaaaaaagtatttgagctagtgtggcaaaaaaaaaaaaaaaaaatagcattacTATCTTCGTAAAGGGTGAATTTCTGACATTTATCCATTGCTGTGACCAATCTCATTAACAAACATGTCATTATCCTCATTGAACACAACAAAGCATTCCaataggggaaaaaacatttatttgcagagtgtgtgtgcgtggaatCATCCAGCCTTCCAGGTAACATTTGGCGGACATCTCTCCACGTGACATTTAATCCAGCTGTGGAGGAGGAAAATGGCGATGTAAGCATCAGAGATAACAGATATGCACTCACGCACGTCTGAGTTGCGTTCAGGTGCATCAGCATTCAGCGACAACAAGAACAAATGTTTACGGGCAGTAAACGGGCTACGAGCGAGGATGCCACTTGCCTTGACGAAGCCGATGTCCTTGGCGTACTGCCGGAAGCACTGGCGGCACATGTTGAGTCCGTACTTACGGATCAGACCGTGTTTGTTCGAGCAAACCCGgctgttgaagaaaaaaatttgaaattaagaCGGAATAACATAGAACTACTTTTGCAACAGATTGAAGCAGAAGAGGTGTCAGACACACGacactttgttttaatgtatttaaattagggattgattgattattagatctttttttttttatcagacaGCCGATAGATACATTTGAAACTAGGTAATGTTAAGGAaactatttatttgaattttcagTTGGCTTAGTAAAAGATGCTGCTGATTCTAGGAACTCTgcatattgtttttgtgttagcttaaaacaaagtgaaagaTTAAGGTTTCAGTTCTATTGTAATGTTGAGAAAACTATTGTAGAAAATCTGAGGAGgctattttttcatttattcattcatttaacttAGCTCCCTGCACTTTTACCTCGAATTTTAAAACAGAGCtccttaaataataaataagctGTTTAATATATATGCTTAAAAGGGATTTTAACAGTGATGGAGTATGTATTCAAAATTTTGCCGACAATATTTTGccttttactgcaaatgaatatcgcCTCCAAATAGTCTACTACAATGTTATCATCCCTTAAAAATATAAAGTCTCTCTAATTTGTATGTAGTTCTGCAGCAGTAGAAAGTAACAAGGTATTATTTGTTATAGTGACTATTTACTTTTACCCCCTGCATTTGAAAACATCCGCACTTCCTGCTGCTTTGGTTGTCGAAATAGGCTCAATTctactgaggaaaaaaaaaaaaaaacacgcaaggtCTATTATTTCCAGTTATCATTAGCTAGTTTGACATTATCGATTTATAAGGTAGCAACCCTGTTGTGACACTTTTTGATAACATAAGCGCACTATGAAAGTTAATAAAaggtaaatgtgtgtgtttaagtgtTTTGTGCCAAGTTGTCAAAATGGGTAATGTATATAATTAAGTCCAATTCTGAGTCTATACTAAAAGGATCTTAAGCATGACGACTTTcccagtagattttttttaacgagTATCTTTATTTCTACTTAAATGAAGTacaagtacttttgccacctctgtagTTCTGTGATGTATTTAAACGAGATGCTAACCGGGACTAGCCGTTAGCATCTGGCGTGAACGCTCCGCCATATTCACTCCTTTCGAGCCTCCATGCGGTGCGCGTTGGCTGGTAAATTATGACATATAAAGCAAGTGGAAACCGGGACCAACTAACACCAGACGGGACTTAAATACACACAAAGCGTAACGGCAAATA encodes:
- the rps29 gene encoding 40S ribosomal protein S29; the encoded protein is MGHQQLYWSHPRKFGQGSRSCRVCSNKHGLIRKYGLNMCRQCFRQYAKDIGFVKLD